One stretch of Eggerthella lenta DSM 2243 DNA includes these proteins:
- a CDS encoding phosphoribosylaminoimidazolesuccinocarboxamide synthase: protein MTGIDIKPDAQGKVRDLYDLGDKLLLVATDRISAFDYILEDEIPHKGAVLTQLSCFWFELLDGVVENHLISSDVADLPEQFQPYADYLRGRFMLVKKADMFPAECIVRGYLAGSGLKEYQKQGTVCGIQLPEGLVNSSKLPEPIFTPSTKAEIGDHDENISYERLVEIIGEDDASQLRDLALKVYTTARDHAAERGVIIADTKFEFGRLNGQIILADEVLTPDSSRFWPGDEYAEGKDQPSFDKQFVRDWLNANWDRQGNLPRLPQDIIDRTSEKYIQAYEKITGRTFVPFA, encoded by the coding sequence ATGACCGGAATCGACATCAAGCCTGATGCACAAGGGAAAGTCCGCGATCTGTACGATCTGGGCGACAAGCTGCTGCTTGTGGCGACGGACCGCATCTCGGCGTTCGATTACATCCTGGAAGACGAGATCCCCCACAAGGGCGCGGTGCTCACGCAGCTGTCGTGCTTCTGGTTCGAGCTTCTGGACGGCGTGGTGGAGAACCATCTCATCTCCTCCGACGTGGCCGACCTGCCCGAGCAGTTCCAGCCGTACGCCGACTACCTGCGCGGCCGCTTCATGCTGGTGAAGAAGGCCGACATGTTCCCCGCCGAGTGCATTGTGCGCGGCTACCTGGCCGGCAGCGGCCTCAAAGAGTACCAGAAGCAGGGCACTGTGTGCGGCATCCAGCTGCCCGAGGGCCTGGTGAACTCGTCGAAGCTTCCCGAGCCCATCTTCACGCCCTCGACGAAGGCCGAGATCGGCGACCACGACGAGAACATCAGCTACGAGCGCCTCGTGGAGATCATCGGCGAGGACGACGCTTCGCAGCTGCGCGACCTTGCGCTGAAGGTATACACCACGGCGCGCGACCACGCGGCCGAGCGCGGCGTGATCATCGCCGACACGAAGTTCGAGTTCGGCCGCCTGAACGGCCAGATCATCCTGGCCGACGAGGTGCTGACGCCCGATTCGTCCCGCTTCTGGCCGGGCGATGAGTACGCCGAGGGCAAGGACCAGCCCAGCTTCGACAAGCAGTTCGTGCGCGACTGGCTGAACGCCAACTGGGATCGTCAGGGCAACCTGCCCCGCCTGCCCCAGGACATCATCGACCGCACCAGCGAGAAGTACATCCAGGCCTACGAGAAGATCACGGGTAGAACTTTCGTTCCGTTTGCCTAA
- the purB gene encoding adenylosuccinate lyase — MINRYTRPAMGAIWELENKFNIWKEIEVLACEAQAELGKSGITKEEAAWIRAHADFTVERIDEIEKVTNHDVIAFTTNMAEYIDADVPEGTEPPSRWVHYGMTSSDLGDTALSYQITQAIDIILEDIKQLGETCKRRAFEFQETLCVGRTHGIHAEPMTFGMKFGSWAWALKRAQTRMEEARKVAATGAISGAVGTYSSIDPFVEQYVCERLGLAADPLSTQVLARDRHAQVMAGLAVTASTLESIAMQVRLLQQSDVIEAEEPFAKGQKGSSAMPHKRNPITAERVCGLARTVKSNAQVAFDNVALWYERDISHSGAERVALADSFIALDYMFGKMQWMLDGLQTYPAKMEHNLWRTKGLIFSSKVLLALVDTGISREDAYVIVQRNAMKVWEDIQNAVDGPTYRENLEADPEANLSAEVLDEIFDPWDFLTRKDVVFDRLKELEF, encoded by the coding sequence GTGATCAACCGTTACACGCGCCCCGCGATGGGCGCCATCTGGGAGTTGGAAAACAAGTTCAACATCTGGAAGGAAATCGAGGTGCTGGCCTGCGAGGCGCAGGCCGAGCTGGGCAAGTCCGGCATCACGAAGGAGGAGGCCGCGTGGATCCGCGCGCATGCCGACTTCACCGTGGAGCGCATCGACGAGATCGAGAAGGTGACGAACCACGACGTCATCGCGTTCACCACGAACATGGCCGAGTACATCGACGCCGACGTGCCGGAAGGCACCGAGCCGCCCAGCCGTTGGGTGCACTACGGCATGACGTCGTCCGACCTGGGCGACACGGCGCTGTCCTACCAGATCACGCAGGCTATCGATATCATCCTGGAAGACATCAAGCAGCTGGGCGAGACGTGCAAGCGCCGTGCCTTCGAGTTCCAGGAGACGCTGTGCGTGGGCCGCACGCACGGCATCCACGCCGAGCCCATGACGTTCGGCATGAAGTTCGGCAGCTGGGCTTGGGCCCTCAAGCGCGCGCAGACGCGCATGGAGGAAGCCCGCAAGGTGGCCGCCACGGGCGCCATCAGCGGCGCGGTGGGCACGTACTCCAGCATCGACCCGTTCGTCGAGCAGTACGTGTGCGAGCGCCTGGGCCTTGCGGCCGACCCGCTGTCCACGCAGGTGCTGGCGCGCGACCGTCACGCGCAGGTGATGGCCGGCCTGGCTGTGACGGCTTCCACACTGGAGTCCATCGCCATGCAGGTGCGCCTGCTGCAGCAGTCCGACGTCATCGAGGCCGAGGAGCCGTTCGCGAAGGGGCAGAAGGGGAGCAGCGCCATGCCGCACAAGCGCAACCCCATCACGGCCGAGCGCGTCTGCGGCCTGGCCCGCACGGTCAAGAGCAACGCGCAGGTGGCCTTCGACAACGTGGCGCTGTGGTACGAGCGCGACATCAGCCACTCCGGTGCCGAGCGGGTCGCGCTGGCCGACAGCTTCATCGCGCTGGACTACATGTTCGGCAAGATGCAGTGGATGCTGGACGGCCTGCAAACCTATCCGGCCAAGATGGAGCACAACCTGTGGCGCACGAAGGGCCTCATCTTCAGCTCGAAGGTGCTGCTGGCCCTGGTGGACACCGGCATCAGCCGCGAGGACGCCTACGTCATCGTGCAACGCAACGCCATGAAGGTGTGGGAGGATATCCAGAACGCCGTGGACGGACCCACCTATCGCGAAAACCTCGAAGCCGACCCCGAGGCGAACCTCAGCGCCGAGGTGCTGGACGAGATCTTCGACCCTTGGGACTTCCTCACCCGTAAAGACGTGGTATTCGACCGCCTCAAGGAGCTGGAGTTCTAA
- a CDS encoding sensor histidine kinase translates to MRDASEQAASPASDAQETASHTPVVERLTVEADTGTTGPIVVPHESDGKKRRGIRFGWDNLTYTTRVTAAFAFIAAMTALVAIGVLSFVWEQHFQTYTQANIYKLAESTAEQIAEIYSDTGTLDNVGIATVAGYAAKLNGVGVKIFDNQTGSVVYDSTIPPSENGNDMPGKDYSRGSLAPPPGDSDQLAIAPIITDNVAVGSVHMWVYGSEALLSQTDEEFRNNSYQAMVFATALAIVLASCIGFLFARTLVSPINRMTTTAKAIKEGDLSARTELHGEDEIAHLGETFDAMADSIERDRELERRLTTDVAHELRTPLMAIQSTVEAMVDGVFEADEERLETVNSEVQRLSRLVDAILKLSRLESRSTPMKKEVVNVGELIAGIVATHEAFVADSGLTLKYEMEQGVRVLGDADMIRQATANLISNAVRYTSEGGLVTVRVKRGDIMASISVQDTGIGLTPDEAKMVFSRFWRADAGRTRESGGLGIGLSVVKEIVERHNGWVQVEGRKGEGACFTIHIPLYQGDEQQRGQKSQKSRGKSRKDQK, encoded by the coding sequence GTGCGAGACGCAAGCGAACAGGCTGCATCGCCAGCCTCCGATGCGCAAGAAACCGCATCGCACACCCCGGTCGTCGAGCGTTTGACGGTCGAAGCCGATACGGGCACCACGGGGCCCATCGTCGTGCCGCACGAGAGCGACGGCAAAAAGCGCCGCGGCATCCGTTTCGGCTGGGACAACCTGACGTACACCACGCGCGTCACGGCCGCGTTCGCCTTCATCGCGGCCATGACCGCGCTTGTGGCCATCGGCGTGCTGTCGTTCGTGTGGGAGCAGCACTTCCAGACGTATACGCAGGCCAACATCTATAAACTCGCCGAATCCACGGCCGAGCAGATCGCGGAGATCTACTCGGATACGGGCACGCTCGACAACGTCGGCATCGCGACGGTTGCGGGCTATGCGGCAAAGCTGAACGGCGTGGGCGTCAAGATCTTCGACAACCAAACCGGCAGCGTCGTGTACGATTCCACGATTCCGCCCAGCGAAAACGGAAATGATATGCCGGGCAAGGACTACAGTCGAGGATCGCTCGCGCCTCCTCCCGGAGACAGCGACCAGCTGGCCATCGCCCCCATCATCACCGACAACGTCGCCGTCGGATCCGTCCACATGTGGGTGTACGGCTCCGAGGCGCTGCTCAGTCAGACCGACGAGGAATTCCGTAACAACTCGTACCAGGCCATGGTGTTCGCGACGGCGCTCGCCATCGTGCTGGCATCATGCATCGGCTTCTTGTTCGCACGTACGCTGGTCAGCCCCATCAACCGCATGACCACCACGGCGAAGGCCATCAAGGAAGGCGACCTGTCGGCCCGCACCGAGCTGCACGGCGAGGACGAGATCGCGCACCTGGGCGAGACGTTCGATGCGATGGCCGACTCCATCGAGCGCGACCGCGAGCTGGAGCGCCGTCTGACCACCGACGTGGCACATGAGCTGCGTACGCCGCTGATGGCCATCCAATCCACCGTGGAAGCGATGGTGGACGGCGTGTTCGAGGCCGACGAGGAGCGCCTGGAAACCGTGAACTCCGAGGTGCAGCGCCTCAGCCGCCTGGTAGACGCCATCTTGAAGCTTTCGCGTTTGGAGAGCCGCTCTACGCCCATGAAGAAGGAAGTGGTCAATGTGGGCGAGCTGATCGCCGGCATCGTGGCCACGCACGAGGCGTTCGTAGCCGATTCCGGCCTCACGCTGAAGTACGAGATGGAGCAAGGCGTGCGCGTGCTGGGCGACGCGGACATGATTCGCCAGGCAACCGCCAACCTCATCTCGAACGCGGTTCGTTACACGTCCGAAGGGGGCTTGGTTACCGTGCGCGTGAAGCGCGGCGACATCATGGCGTCCATCAGCGTGCAGGACACGGGCATCGGCCTCACGCCCGACGAGGCGAAGATGGTGTTCTCGCGCTTTTGGCGCGCCGACGCGGGACGCACGCGCGAGAGCGGCGGCCTGGGCATCGGCTTGTCCGTGGTGAAGGAGATCGTCGAGCGCCACAACGGCTGGGTGCAGGTGGAAGGCCGCAAGGGAGAGGGCGCATGCTTCACCATTCACATCCCGCTGTACCAGGGTGACGAGCAGCAGCGCGGGCAGAAATCGCAAAAATCGCGTGGGAAGTCGCGTAAAGACCAGAAATAG
- a CDS encoding twin-arginine translocation signal domain-containing protein, whose product MGNVAGYGGAHGGSGRRGGSADVGNVAGYGSASAMGSVGAHRRSSSASPSPSSPAPRGTSNGNAGGNGVRVPTPNGGEVLLTRRHFLYGALGVGALAAVGGGASVVIEQTKNDPDDNLVVLKVPEDAVLSSASDEFTNTFVQAEDPTTLMNQVGNYELPYGSLVWANDDDLAACLLPTDTGKPLTQVALLSLSSGNSTVVLEQAVGSDEGFEIYDVRATSSGLIWAEADILDGVWRIYTARTDGAALGNPALVEEGDGDWEMPTIAAVGNRAFWQVLPKASGPKKTEPSLFKRATMGANDIETLWTSIGRMATAPYATGDSVVITPRTDTSSIHYQLVRVDANTGEALDTMALPTSMKPLEAGYGNTGFMFSFDAGYQYGGGIASIGTYTPASAVTNGDYSNAPWFRFSRNPTAPPAWCGSYLMVKSRTQVVGINFDTNDWFAFDVKSGADDYGEYLASTGSRDAVVTYTNIDDKPLDGEARKYCLVRVWTPA is encoded by the coding sequence GTGGGAAACGTCGCCGGATACGGCGGAGCACACGGCGGCAGCGGTCGTCGCGGGGGCTCCGCAGACGTCGGCAACGTGGCGGGGTACGGCAGCGCCAGCGCCATGGGCTCGGTCGGCGCGCATCGCCGCTCGTCCTCCGCATCGCCCTCCCCATCGTCCCCCGCTCCGCGCGGCACCTCTAACGGCAACGCCGGCGGCAACGGCGTTCGCGTTCCCACGCCGAACGGAGGCGAGGTTCTGCTCACCCGCCGCCACTTCCTGTACGGAGCGTTGGGCGTGGGCGCTTTGGCGGCCGTGGGCGGCGGCGCATCCGTCGTAATCGAGCAGACGAAGAACGACCCAGATGACAACCTCGTAGTGCTCAAGGTGCCCGAAGACGCGGTGCTGTCGTCTGCGTCCGACGAGTTCACCAACACGTTCGTCCAGGCGGAAGATCCAACGACGCTCATGAACCAGGTGGGGAATTACGAGCTGCCGTACGGCTCGCTCGTCTGGGCGAACGACGACGATTTGGCCGCATGCCTCTTGCCCACCGACACCGGCAAGCCGCTGACCCAGGTGGCGCTGCTTTCGCTGAGCTCGGGAAACTCCACCGTGGTGCTGGAGCAGGCCGTCGGATCCGACGAAGGCTTCGAAATCTACGACGTGCGCGCCACATCCTCGGGTCTCATCTGGGCCGAGGCGGACATCCTCGACGGCGTCTGGCGCATATACACCGCGCGTACCGATGGTGCGGCTCTGGGCAATCCCGCGCTGGTGGAAGAAGGCGACGGCGATTGGGAGATGCCCACCATCGCCGCCGTGGGAAACCGCGCATTCTGGCAGGTGTTGCCGAAAGCGAGCGGTCCGAAGAAAACCGAGCCGTCGCTGTTCAAGCGCGCCACCATGGGAGCGAACGACATCGAGACGCTGTGGACCTCGATCGGCCGCATGGCGACGGCTCCCTACGCCACCGGCGACTCCGTGGTCATCACGCCGCGCACGGACACCTCGTCCATCCACTACCAGCTCGTGCGCGTGGATGCCAACACGGGCGAAGCGCTGGACACCATGGCGCTGCCCACGTCCATGAAACCGCTGGAAGCCGGCTACGGCAACACCGGGTTCATGTTCTCGTTCGATGCCGGCTACCAGTACGGCGGAGGTATCGCCAGCATCGGCACGTACACCCCGGCCAGCGCCGTGACGAACGGCGACTACAGCAACGCGCCGTGGTTCCGTTTCAGCCGCAACCCTACCGCGCCGCCTGCCTGGTGCGGGTCGTACCTCATGGTGAAGTCGCGCACGCAAGTCGTGGGCATCAACTTCGACACGAACGACTGGTTCGCCTTCGACGTGAAAAGCGGCGCTGACGATTACGGCGAGTACCTGGCGTCCACCGGCTCGCGCGATGCCGTGGTCACGTACACAAACATCGACGACAAGCCCCTCGACGGCGAGGCCAGGAAGTACTGCCTCGTAAGGGTATGGACACCAGCTTAA
- a CDS encoding MOSC domain-containing protein — protein MEQARKQQIVARGRVRSINVSKRKGTRKMPCEGGATVVAHRGLDTDAHAGDWHRQVSLLAWESIEKARATGLDVVEGDFAENVTTEGIDLLALPLGTRVRIGEDVLLELSQIGKVCHTKCAIYHLAGDCIFPREGIFFVALEGGAINVGDPVEVVSLGDGTCAYTPPEALAELAAATR, from the coding sequence ATGGAGCAAGCACGGAAGCAGCAGATCGTCGCACGCGGACGAGTCCGCTCGATCAACGTGTCGAAGCGCAAGGGAACGCGCAAGATGCCGTGCGAAGGCGGCGCGACCGTCGTCGCGCATCGGGGCCTGGACACCGACGCACATGCCGGCGATTGGCATCGCCAGGTGTCGCTGCTTGCTTGGGAATCCATCGAGAAAGCGCGCGCGACCGGCCTCGACGTGGTTGAGGGCGACTTCGCCGAAAACGTCACCACCGAGGGCATCGACCTGTTAGCGCTGCCCCTGGGCACGCGCGTGCGCATCGGCGAGGACGTGCTGTTGGAGCTATCGCAGATCGGCAAGGTGTGCCACACGAAGTGCGCCATCTACCACCTGGCAGGCGACTGCATCTTCCCGCGCGAGGGCATCTTCTTCGTGGCGCTGGAAGGCGGCGCGATCAACGTGGGCGACCCGGTGGAAGTCGTCTCACTCGGCGACGGCACCTGCGCTTACACCCCGCCCGAAGCGCTGGCAGAGCTGGCCGCCGCGACTCGATAG
- a CDS encoding TetR/AcrR family transcriptional regulator, with translation MGEWEPKGILDDEDVRMRLRIMHAVDKSLDQIKVTDLCEKIGISRQMFYRYFDSKYSLHWWWPMHVHKFYLIEVGRTMDWETGYFHHLKLLSLESEFFKVATQYTLNFPSQRSIMPHYRKCALLETLQDYKHIALDDDLMFCLDSWVKTETDILTEWYRLDTVPPLQEAVERLARVAPKMLYDALRMD, from the coding sequence ATGGGCGAGTGGGAGCCGAAGGGGATCCTCGACGATGAAGACGTGCGGATGCGGTTGCGGATCATGCACGCTGTAGACAAGTCTCTCGACCAGATCAAGGTGACCGACTTATGTGAAAAAATCGGTATATCTCGCCAAATGTTCTATCGGTACTTCGATAGCAAGTACAGTCTGCATTGGTGGTGGCCGATGCACGTCCACAAGTTTTACTTGATAGAGGTGGGCCGGACAATGGATTGGGAAACAGGCTATTTCCATCATCTAAAGCTGCTTTCGCTCGAGAGCGAATTCTTCAAGGTCGCAACGCAGTATACGCTCAACTTCCCAAGCCAGCGCAGTATCATGCCTCACTATCGCAAGTGCGCACTGCTCGAGACGCTGCAGGATTACAAGCATATAGCCCTTGATGACGATCTCATGTTTTGCCTGGACAGCTGGGTGAAAACCGAGACGGATATTCTGACTGAGTGGTATCGCCTGGACACGGTGCCCCCTCTGCAGGAAGCTGTCGAGAGGCTTGCGCGCGTAGCGCCGAAAATGCTGTACGATGCATTGCGCATGGATTGA
- a CDS encoding succinate dehydrogenase/fumarate reductase iron-sulfur subunit, which produces MKISVQKYNPSVDAEPYFGTYEIEHTEHMTLLEALVVINDTIEPIAFDYSCRGRVCGRCAMTLNGTPCLACVTLVEDAGKNEVTPLKHFPVVRDLIVDKTKVTDKVSRILARQRAFDLNLDEIKAPVDAGLSEKLEPLEYCARCGVCTAACPVVEQKGFKSYIGPTGMIAIANRFYDPYDQGDRVVQAVQNGLWECIECGMCDTVCKALEIDHLSVWKDLRTAASAEGLKPVGI; this is translated from the coding sequence ATGAAGATCAGCGTGCAAAAGTACAATCCCTCGGTTGACGCCGAGCCTTATTTCGGTACATACGAGATCGAGCACACCGAGCACATGACCCTGCTCGAGGCGCTGGTGGTCATCAACGACACCATCGAGCCTATCGCATTCGATTACAGCTGCCGCGGGCGCGTGTGCGGCCGTTGCGCCATGACGCTCAACGGCACACCGTGTCTCGCCTGCGTTACCCTGGTTGAGGATGCGGGCAAGAACGAAGTCACGCCACTCAAGCATTTTCCGGTGGTGCGCGACCTGATTGTCGACAAGACGAAGGTTACGGACAAAGTGAGCCGTATTCTCGCTCGTCAACGTGCGTTTGACCTAAACCTTGATGAGATTAAGGCTCCGGTCGACGCTGGTCTGTCCGAGAAGCTCGAGCCGCTCGAGTACTGCGCACGTTGCGGCGTGTGCACGGCGGCGTGCCCCGTTGTCGAGCAGAAGGGGTTTAAGTCCTATATCGGCCCAACTGGAATGATAGCCATTGCCAATCGTTTTTACGATCCTTACGATCAGGGGGATCGCGTTGTCCAAGCCGTGCAAAATGGCTTGTGGGAATGTATAGAGTGCGGTATGTGCGATACGGTGTGCAAGGCTCTTGAGATCGACCATTTGTCGGTTTGGAAGGATTTGCGCACCGCGGCCTCTGCCGAAGGGTTGAAGCCGGTCGGCATCTAA
- a CDS encoding response regulator transcription factor, which translates to MSNETRRILLVEDEKAIRDAVTAYLERENYWVTAVGDGQEALEEFSKHHFDLVILDLMLPRVPGERVCRAIRDNSDVPIIMLTAKGEVEDRIIGLELGADDYLVKPFSPRELVARARALLRRVHADSEPQREVLEFGELTIDVSGHKVLVNNEEIDLTASEFKLLTTLSRYPGRVYSRMELVEKVLGYDFEGYERTIDSHVKNLRAKIGDNPRSPKWLHTVHGVGYRFEDPTKVAQ; encoded by the coding sequence ATGAGCAACGAAACACGACGCATCCTTTTGGTTGAAGACGAAAAGGCCATCCGCGACGCCGTGACGGCCTATCTTGAACGCGAGAATTACTGGGTGACGGCGGTCGGCGACGGCCAGGAGGCGCTCGAGGAGTTCTCGAAGCACCACTTCGATCTTGTCATCCTCGACCTCATGCTGCCCCGCGTGCCGGGCGAGCGCGTCTGCCGCGCCATCCGCGACAACTCCGACGTGCCCATTATCATGCTCACCGCTAAGGGCGAGGTGGAAGACCGCATCATCGGTCTGGAGCTGGGCGCCGACGACTACCTGGTGAAGCCGTTCAGCCCCCGCGAGCTGGTTGCTCGCGCCCGCGCGCTTCTGCGCCGCGTGCACGCCGATTCCGAGCCGCAGCGCGAAGTGCTGGAGTTCGGCGAGCTCACCATCGACGTGTCGGGGCACAAAGTGCTGGTCAACAACGAGGAGATCGATCTCACCGCCAGCGAGTTCAAGCTGCTCACCACGCTGTCCCGCTACCCGGGTCGCGTGTACTCGCGCATGGAGCTGGTGGAGAAGGTGCTGGGCTACGACTTCGAGGGCTACGAGCGCACCATCGACTCGCATGTGAAGAACCTGCGCGCGAAGATCGGCGACAACCCGCGCAGCCCGAAGTGGCTGCACACCGTTCACGGCGTGGGCTACCGCTTCGAGGATCCCACGAAAGTTGCGCAGTAA